Proteins from a single region of Azotosporobacter soli:
- a CDS encoding nucleoside kinase — protein MSKMISVQFKNGEKKQYHNGVSLLQVSAERQVQYETPIVAAKVNNDIKDLQFKLETDCLVEFFDLKTDLGNKVYQRSLTFVLIIAAKTLFPKGEVTVEHSLSKGLYCELHIGRKITPDDISRLQAEMSKVIEEKRPILLKSVPIAEGTRLFAEAGQAEKARHLKQMKRERIRVYYCGDVYGYFYGMMAPNTSYTPVFSLQYYEPGFILRFPQASEPEKLPVFAEQRKLADIFLEAERWGSILQCDYVATLNEYVERKEIADIIRVAEALHEKKIAQIADFVAQHSNEARVILVAGPSSSGKTTFAQRLNIQLRVNGVRPVPISLDDYFVNRDSTPVDENGTPDFEAIEAIDLKLFNEHLGRILKGEAVEVPFYNFKTGKREFNGHMIQIEKGQPLIIEGIHGLNERLTQVVPREQKIKIYISALTQLSIDSHNRIPTTDTRLIRRIVRDSEFRGHDAITTLAMWASVRRGEEKNIFPYQEEADIMFNSALIYELGILKKYAEPLLADVTSDKEEYSEARRLLNFLNYFRSIPDEDVPPNSILREFIGQSCFYK, from the coding sequence ATGAGCAAAATGATTAGCGTGCAGTTTAAGAATGGCGAGAAAAAACAATACCACAATGGCGTAAGCCTTTTGCAGGTTAGTGCGGAACGACAGGTGCAGTATGAAACACCGATTGTTGCGGCTAAAGTAAATAATGATATTAAGGATTTACAGTTTAAACTTGAAACAGATTGTCTTGTTGAATTTTTTGACTTGAAGACGGATTTGGGAAATAAGGTTTATCAGCGCAGTTTGACTTTTGTCTTGATTATAGCGGCAAAGACATTGTTTCCAAAGGGCGAAGTGACGGTAGAACACTCGCTGAGCAAAGGGTTGTATTGTGAGTTGCATATCGGAAGGAAAATCACTCCGGATGATATTTCAAGACTTCAAGCTGAAATGAGCAAAGTGATTGAAGAAAAAAGACCGATCTTATTGAAAAGTGTTCCGATTGCGGAAGGAACGCGTCTTTTTGCTGAAGCAGGACAAGCTGAAAAAGCGCGTCATTTGAAGCAAATGAAGCGTGAGCGTATTAGGGTATATTATTGTGGTGACGTATATGGTTATTTTTATGGAATGATGGCGCCAAACACGTCCTACACGCCGGTATTTTCCTTGCAATACTATGAGCCTGGCTTCATTTTGCGTTTTCCTCAAGCAAGTGAACCGGAAAAATTACCTGTTTTTGCCGAGCAACGGAAATTGGCGGACATCTTTCTTGAAGCGGAGCGATGGGGCAGCATTTTGCAGTGCGATTATGTGGCAACGCTAAACGAATATGTCGAGCGCAAAGAAATCGCAGATATCATCCGAGTAGCCGAAGCCTTGCACGAAAAAAAGATTGCTCAAATTGCGGATTTTGTTGCCCAGCACAGCAATGAAGCGCGTGTAATTTTAGTGGCAGGCCCTTCTTCGTCAGGCAAAACTACGTTTGCACAGCGCCTCAATATCCAGCTTAGAGTGAATGGGGTTAGGCCGGTGCCAATCTCGCTGGATGATTATTTTGTGAATCGCGATAGTACGCCAGTTGATGAAAATGGGACACCTGACTTTGAAGCGATTGAGGCAATTGATTTAAAGCTGTTTAATGAACATTTAGGGAGAATTTTAAAAGGCGAAGCGGTGGAAGTGCCTTTTTATAATTTTAAAACAGGAAAACGTGAATTTAATGGACATATGATTCAAATTGAAAAAGGACAACCGTTAATCATTGAAGGGATTCATGGTTTGAATGAACGCCTGACGCAAGTCGTTCCGCGTGAACAGAAAATCAAGATCTACATTAGTGCGTTGACGCAATTGTCGATTGATAGTCATAACCGAATTCCGACGACAGACACGCGTTTAATTCGTCGTATTGTGAGAGACAGTGAGTTTCGCGGACATGATGCGATTACGACGCTGGCAATGTGGGCCTCCGTTAGAAGAGGGGAAGAAAAAAATATTTTTCCCTATCAGGAAGAAGCGGATATTATGTTCAATTCGGCATTAATCTATGAGCTGGGAATTTTGAAGAAATATGCGGAACCTTTGTTGGCTGATGTTACTTCTGATAAGGAAGAATATTCTGAGGCGAGGCGATTGCTTAATTTCTTAAATTATTTCCGCTCGATCCCGGACGAAGATGTACCGCCCAATTCAATTCTGCGTGAGTTTATTGGTCAATCTTGTTTTTATAAATAA
- a CDS encoding pyruvate carboxylase subunit B: MSRKPVQIMETVLRDGHQSLAATRMRIDDMLPQLEVLDNMGYFALEAWGGATFDSCLRFLNEDPWQRLKTLRKHITKTPISMLLRGQNILGYNHYADDVVEAFVSKMVEHGIGVIRVFDALNDVRNLEVAMKAAKKSGAHVQGVCVYTISPYHTVESYIELARQLVERGADSICIKDMSGLLRPYVAYDLVKALKSDPKVGVPIQLHTHYTSGMGSMTYLKAIEAGVDVVDCALSPFALGTSQPCTETMIAALEGTQYDTGLDRSKLKDVAIHFGKVKKSLAEDFKLKTYFDVDANVLDFQIPGGMLSNLYNQLKEQGMEDKYQDLLEEMPRVRADLGYPPLVTPTSQIVGSMATFNVMLGERYKMVPREVRDLARGKYGKTPKPVAEEVREKIIGNAEIIDYRPADDIKPQMDLLRAELGEKGYANASIEDVLSYALFPEVALKFFSTNR, translated from the coding sequence ATGTCAAGAAAACCTGTACAAATCATGGAAACAGTCCTGCGTGACGGCCACCAATCCCTTGCTGCAACCCGCATGCGTATCGATGATATGTTGCCTCAGCTTGAAGTACTGGACAACATGGGTTATTTCGCTTTGGAGGCCTGGGGTGGTGCAACCTTTGATAGCTGTCTGCGCTTCTTGAATGAAGATCCCTGGCAACGTTTAAAAACCCTGCGTAAACACATTACTAAAACTCCGATCTCCATGCTGCTCAGAGGGCAGAACATTCTCGGTTATAATCATTATGCCGATGATGTTGTCGAAGCCTTCGTCTCTAAAATGGTTGAGCATGGCATCGGCGTCATTCGCGTCTTTGACGCACTGAATGACGTTCGCAATCTGGAAGTCGCTATGAAAGCGGCCAAAAAATCCGGCGCCCATGTCCAAGGTGTTTGCGTATACACCATTAGCCCGTACCACACTGTTGAAAGTTACATTGAATTAGCTCGTCAACTGGTTGAGCGCGGCGCTGATTCCATTTGCATCAAAGATATGTCCGGCTTGCTTCGTCCTTATGTCGCTTATGATTTGGTAAAAGCATTGAAATCGGATCCCAAAGTAGGCGTGCCGATTCAACTGCACACTCACTACACCAGCGGTATGGGCTCAATGACTTATTTAAAAGCCATCGAAGCCGGCGTTGACGTAGTCGACTGCGCGCTGTCCCCATTTGCTTTAGGTACATCGCAACCTTGTACCGAAACCATGATTGCAGCTTTAGAAGGCACGCAATATGATACTGGTTTGGATCGTTCCAAATTGAAAGATGTTGCCATCCATTTTGGCAAAGTTAAAAAGAGCCTGGCTGAAGACTTCAAACTTAAAACTTACTTTGACGTTGACGCCAACGTTCTCGACTTCCAAATTCCGGGCGGCATGCTCTCCAACCTCTACAATCAACTTAAAGAACAAGGTATGGAAGATAAATATCAAGATTTGTTGGAAGAAATGCCTCGCGTTCGCGCCGATCTCGGCTATCCTCCGTTGGTTACGCCTACCAGCCAAATTGTCGGTTCCATGGCTACGTTCAACGTTATGTTGGGTGAACGCTACAAAATGGTACCGCGTGAAGTCAGAGACCTGGCACGCGGTAAATACGGCAAGACCCCGAAACCTGTGGCTGAAGAAGTCCGGGAAAAAATCATCGGCAACGCGGAAATCATTGATTACCGCCCTGCTGACGATATTAAACCGCAAATGGATCTGCTCCGTGCAGAGTTGGGCGAAAAAGGATATGCCAATGCTTCCATCGAGGACGTGCTGTCTTATGCACTGTTCCCTGAAGTTGCTTTGAAATTCTTCTCTACCAACCGTTAA